The Carnobacterium mobile DSM 4848 genome includes a window with the following:
- a CDS encoding DUF6054 family protein codes for MAHFTKTITADYNEILNMLDTTIRNFGVSVKLVAENAVTVEKVEVTTRVYEKLFLRSSSYASISLTVIGNQEEVIISAIGAAGGEGLLNISWGAEKNFVTRLEKALIDQGF; via the coding sequence ATGGCACACTTTACCAAAACCATAACAGCAGATTACAATGAGATACTGAACATGTTGGACACCACTATTCGAAATTTTGGTGTAAGCGTTAAATTAGTAGCAGAAAATGCGGTGACAGTGGAAAAGGTTGAAGTAACAACAAGAGTGTATGAAAAATTATTTCTCCGCAGCAGCAGTTATGCTTCTATCAGCTTAACTGTAATTGGGAATCAAGAAGAGGTCATTATTTCAGCTATCGGTGCAGCGGGAGGTGAGGGCTTGCTCAATATTAGTTGGGGAGCTGAAAAAAACTTTGTCACTAGATTAGAAAAAGCACTGATAGATCAAGGGTTTTAA
- a CDS encoding amidohydrolase codes for MREKLMEMLDARKEEMIEIRRYLHAHPELSYQEDETAAYIAAFYQDKEVDLTTHVGGNGIIVTIKGDKPGETLALRADFDALPIEEETGLPFQSKNKGVMHACGHDAHTAYLMILADCLIELKSEIPGTIKIIHQHAEEAPPGGAKFIMETGALKEVDHIIGIHVFPDRPVGEVAYRSGAAMAGGSQFKLVIQGTGGHASTPHKSNDAIVAGSYFVTALQTVISRRLDPFQVGTVTVGSFDGKGAFNVIKDTVTIEGDMRYMEEATFEVLNREVARLAAGLQEMFAVETTLTVEEGCPPVYNEPELTSSVVDYLKNGVGDYLMEVVEAPMQTGNEDFAYYSQQIPGCFFFVGSWPNGVEKPYNNHHPKFDISEEAILIAAKAVGDVVCGYFALD; via the coding sequence ATGAGAGAAAAATTGATGGAAATGCTGGATGCACGCAAAGAAGAAATGATTGAAATTCGCAGATATTTACATGCACACCCAGAGTTGTCTTACCAAGAAGACGAAACAGCAGCTTACATAGCAGCATTTTATCAAGATAAAGAAGTGGATTTGACAACTCATGTAGGTGGAAATGGCATCATTGTCACGATCAAAGGCGATAAACCTGGAGAGACATTAGCTTTAAGAGCAGATTTTGACGCCTTGCCCATCGAAGAAGAAACGGGTTTGCCTTTTCAATCGAAAAATAAAGGTGTGATGCATGCATGCGGACATGACGCACATACGGCTTATTTGATGATACTGGCAGATTGTTTGATTGAATTAAAATCAGAAATTCCCGGAACCATAAAAATCATTCACCAACATGCTGAAGAAGCGCCACCAGGCGGGGCTAAATTTATTATGGAAACCGGGGCTTTAAAAGAGGTCGATCATATTATCGGCATTCACGTTTTTCCAGATCGTCCGGTTGGAGAAGTTGCTTATCGCAGCGGCGCAGCAATGGCAGGCGGCTCTCAATTTAAATTGGTTATTCAAGGTACAGGAGGGCATGCTTCAACACCACATAAGTCGAATGATGCGATTGTAGCAGGTTCTTACTTTGTGACTGCACTTCAAACTGTAATCAGTCGACGGTTAGACCCTTTTCAAGTGGGAACTGTAACGGTCGGTTCGTTTGATGGCAAAGGCGCATTTAACGTCATTAAAGATACCGTTACTATTGAAGGGGATATGCGGTATATGGAAGAAGCTACTTTTGAAGTGCTGAACCGTGAAGTAGCTCGTTTAGCAGCTGGGTTGCAAGAAATGTTTGCTGTAGAGACGACATTGACAGTCGAAGAAGGGTGTCCGCCAGTCTACAATGAACCTGAATTGACCAGTAGTGTGGTAGATTACTTAAAGAACGGTGTTGGCGATTATTTGATGGAAGTAGTTGAAGCTCCCATGCAAACAGGCAATGAAGACTTTGCTTATTATTCTCAACAAATACCCGGTTGTTTTTTCTTTGTCGGCAGTTGGCCAAATGGCGTAGAAAAACCGTACAATAACCATCACCCTAAATTCGATATCAGCGAAGAAGCGATTTTAATCGCGGCTAAAGCGGTAGGGGATGTAGTCTGCGGTTATTTTGCTTTAGACTGA